One Streptomyces sp. NBC_00554 DNA segment encodes these proteins:
- a CDS encoding nitrate- and nitrite sensing domain-containing protein, translated as MRVPRTPDRLRPRSVRAKIVALLMLPIVSLMALWGFAAVTTASSIGDLERAKDVNSELLTPVGDFVTTLQGERTATLRYVAAPGARSLAALETARAATDKASTTLLTGVDASGSDAELLNAALPGRLDRLESDAGGLSALRTEVGVEGANPSAAFTKYSAIIEHGFSVTGALTGDETTDATSEARVVLELSRAREAVAQEQALLVAGSGAGSLTTDQYALFTGAVATQRALLKPAVADLKAAHRTAYNTVLAGDSYAKLQAVENRVRSAGPGASGVSAGLLAGWDDSVSAVLKGLAKAEAGAGTAAAAKANPFGWATLGASGVAMLLGLIGVLLSLLVSVLVGRGLIVELLDLRNSALEVAGRRLPQAMRRLHAGQGVDIDAEAPMRRLVGDELAQVGTALTAVQRAALKAASERAELLSGISGVYVSLARRSQVLLHRQLDLLSAMEQRQRDAMELQDLYRVDYLATRMRRHSESLLILSGIAPGRGWRTPIALSDVLRAAVAEIEDATRVQIWAVPRVSVAGGSVADVIHLLAELVENAAAFSPPSTKVQLKAARLRDGVLVEVEDSGFGMNEEAMAEANRKIQAQRVDLLDAKQIGLFVVNRLAERQGLRIELRQTPSGGVTAAVFIPEPLLRDDMPVHDRSIAEGGGQGRSLAPASALIPRQRLADGGV; from the coding sequence ATGCGTGTCCCCCGCACGCCCGACCGGCTGCGTCCCAGATCCGTTCGCGCGAAGATCGTCGCCCTGCTCATGCTGCCCATCGTGTCCCTGATGGCACTGTGGGGCTTCGCCGCCGTGACCACGGCGTCCAGCATCGGCGACCTGGAACGGGCCAAGGACGTCAACTCCGAACTCCTCACCCCCGTCGGCGACTTCGTCACCACCCTGCAGGGCGAGCGGACCGCCACCCTGAGGTACGTGGCCGCACCGGGTGCCCGCAGCCTCGCCGCCCTGGAGACGGCGCGGGCCGCCACCGACAAGGCCTCCACCACGCTGCTCACCGGTGTCGACGCGAGCGGCTCCGACGCCGAACTGCTCAACGCCGCGCTGCCCGGCCGTCTCGACCGCCTCGAATCCGACGCGGGCGGTCTTTCGGCCCTGCGCACCGAGGTCGGTGTGGAGGGGGCGAACCCCTCCGCCGCGTTCACGAAGTACTCCGCGATCATCGAGCACGGCTTCTCCGTCACCGGCGCGCTCACCGGCGACGAGACCACCGACGCGACCTCCGAGGCCCGCGTCGTCCTCGAACTCTCCCGCGCCCGCGAGGCAGTTGCCCAGGAACAGGCGCTGCTCGTCGCCGGGAGCGGGGCCGGGTCGCTGACGACCGACCAGTACGCGCTGTTCACCGGGGCCGTCGCCACGCAGCGGGCGCTGCTGAAGCCCGCGGTCGCCGACCTGAAGGCCGCGCACCGGACGGCGTACAACACCGTTCTGGCGGGCGACAGTTACGCGAAGCTGCAGGCCGTCGAGAACCGGGTGCGCAGCGCCGGGCCCGGGGCCTCCGGTGTGTCGGCCGGTCTGCTGGCGGGCTGGGACGACTCCGTTTCCGCCGTCCTTAAGGGGCTGGCCAAGGCCGAGGCGGGGGCCGGTACCGCCGCCGCGGCGAAGGCGAACCCGTTCGGCTGGGCCACGCTCGGCGCGTCCGGCGTCGCGATGCTCCTGGGACTGATCGGCGTACTGCTGTCGCTGCTCGTGTCCGTGCTCGTCGGACGCGGGCTCATCGTCGAACTGCTCGATCTGCGGAACTCCGCGCTGGAGGTCGCCGGCCGTCGGCTGCCGCAGGCCATGCGCCGGCTGCACGCCGGGCAGGGCGTCGACATCGACGCCGAGGCGCCCATGCGGCGACTCGTCGGTGACGAACTGGCCCAGGTGGGCACCGCGTTGACCGCCGTGCAGCGGGCCGCGCTCAAGGCCGCGTCCGAGCGGGCCGAGCTGCTGAGCGGGATCTCCGGGGTGTACGTCAGCCTCGCCCGGCGCAGCCAGGTGCTGCTGCACCGGCAGCTGGATCTGCTGTCCGCCATGGAGCAACGGCAGCGGGACGCGATGGAGTTGCAGGACCTGTACCGGGTCGACTACCTCGCCACCCGGATGCGGCGGCACTCCGAGAGCCTGCTCATCCTCTCCGGGATCGCGCCGGGGCGTGGGTGGCGTACGCCGATCGCGCTGTCCGACGTACTGCGTGCCGCCGTCGCCGAGATCGAGGACGCCACCCGCGTCCAGATCTGGGCCGTACCCCGTGTCTCGGTCGCCGGCGGTTCGGTCGCCGACGTGATCCACCTTCTCGCCGAGCTCGTCGAGAACGCCGCGGCCTTCTCGCCGCCCAGCACCAAGGTGCAGCTGAAGGCCGCCCGGCTGCGGGACGGTGTCCTCGTCGAGGTCGAGGACAGCGGCTTCGGCATGAACGAGGAGGCGATGGCCGAGGCGAACCGGAAGATCCAGGCCCAGCGGGTCGATCTCCTCGACGCCAAGCAGATCGGGCTGTTCGTGGTGAACCGCCTCGCCGAGCGGCAGGGTCTGCGGATCGAGCTCCGGCAGACGCCGAGCGGAGGCGTGACCGCGGCCGTCTTCATCCCGGAGCCCCTGCTCCGGGACGACATGCCGGTCCACGACCGCTCCATCGCCGAGGGCGGCGGGCAGGGACGGTCCCTGGCTCCGGCGTCGGCGCTGATCCCGCGGCAGCGGCTTGCTGACGGGGGCGTCTGA